The Ferroacidibacillus organovorans genome contains a region encoding:
- a CDS encoding APC family permease encodes MIDSQLKRSLTWVQGTAIAIGAVLGSGILILPAVTAEQAGPASLISWLLMSLLAFPLAMTLGSLGAKYPHAGGIVEYARLAFGDTVGRMTAWLFLGTIPVGVPIVALVGANYVVGTFSLPAVCIPITAALMLLLSLVLHWRGVEMAAWAQVLILVLIVVLILGAIIAAGPHIKEEQFHPLAPHGWLPVGSSAVEIFWCFVGWEMVGHLAEEFHDPSKDLRRIFLLAPMFVGVLYVALSVVTIGTHAYGGAYTVTPLSQLVGIGMGRVGSTVSGIVALWITFVAIHGNVAGFSRMVYSQARAGVFPAVLVRLHERHKTPIGALSALGLDFAVVLAIYAVFHVDLGAFMAWPSAMFLALYIIAMASALKLMKGAGWGKQALAWIPFVVCVILYPFSGWAVVYPILFGVIGWLMTRIYAKTARRQNAVQG; translated from the coding sequence ATGATCGATTCGCAGTTGAAACGCTCACTTACTTGGGTGCAGGGTACAGCGATCGCAATCGGCGCCGTTCTCGGATCCGGTATCCTCATTCTTCCTGCCGTCACAGCAGAGCAGGCAGGTCCGGCGTCACTTATATCGTGGCTTTTGATGTCCCTTTTAGCTTTTCCGCTTGCGATGACGCTTGGAAGTCTCGGCGCCAAGTATCCGCATGCGGGAGGCATTGTGGAATATGCGCGATTGGCATTTGGCGATACCGTGGGGCGGATGACCGCTTGGTTGTTTCTTGGCACCATCCCGGTCGGCGTACCCATCGTCGCGCTGGTTGGCGCCAATTATGTTGTCGGAACGTTTTCGCTGCCTGCGGTCTGCATCCCGATCACGGCGGCGCTCATGCTGCTTTTGTCACTCGTTCTTCACTGGCGTGGTGTCGAGATGGCGGCGTGGGCGCAGGTGCTCATCTTGGTGCTGATTGTTGTGCTTATACTAGGAGCCATCATCGCGGCAGGTCCACATATAAAAGAGGAGCAGTTTCATCCACTTGCGCCACACGGCTGGCTTCCGGTTGGTTCATCGGCTGTGGAGATTTTTTGGTGTTTTGTCGGTTGGGAGATGGTGGGACATCTCGCCGAGGAGTTTCACGACCCGTCAAAAGACTTACGTCGAATCTTTCTTCTGGCTCCAATGTTCGTCGGTGTGCTCTACGTCGCACTCTCCGTTGTAACCATCGGCACACATGCCTACGGTGGAGCGTATACCGTGACACCGCTCAGTCAACTGGTGGGAATTGGAATGGGCAGAGTCGGTTCGACGGTCTCGGGTATCGTGGCGCTATGGATTACATTTGTAGCCATTCATGGCAATGTGGCTGGTTTCTCGCGAATGGTTTACAGCCAGGCGCGGGCGGGTGTCTTTCCTGCGGTGCTCGTACGGCTACATGAACGTCACAAAACACCGATCGGCGCTCTGTCTGCGCTGGGCTTGGATTTTGCCGTGGTGCTGGCGATCTACGCTGTATTTCACGTTGATCTTGGCGCGTTTATGGCGTGGCCGAGCGCGATGTTTTTGGCTCTTTATATCATCGCGATGGCCTCTGCTTTGAAACTTATGAAAGGTGCCGGGTGGGGCAAGCAAGCTTTAGCGTGGATTCCCTTTGTGGTCTGCGTGATTTTGTATCCTTTCAGCGGCTGGGCCGTGGTTTATCCAATCCTTTTTGGAGTCATCGGTTGGTTGATGACTCGGATATATGCCAAAACCGCGAGAAGACAGAATGCCGTGCAGGGATAG
- a CDS encoding isochorismatase family protein: MSGSALIIIDVQVGMFEEAEAVYQGDMLLRRIAALITKARSSMVPVIYVQHNEDPGGALEPNTRGWEIHGA, encoded by the coding sequence GTGAGCGGCAGCGCACTGATCATCATTGATGTGCAAGTCGGGATGTTTGAAGAAGCGGAAGCGGTGTATCAAGGTGACATGTTGTTGCGCCGGATTGCAGCACTGATCACAAAAGCACGCTCGTCCATGGTTCCGGTGATCTACGTACAACACAACGAGGACCCTGGTGGGGCGCTTGAACCCAATACGCGTGGCTGGGAGATTCATGGTGCGTAG
- a CDS encoding NUDIX domain-containing protein — MPMSDFYQNLRSKIGTDLIFSPSVAAIIRDKEGKILFQRPTAESEIWSLPAGAIELGETPSQAVVREVWEETGLNVTPMALVGAFGGQAFRFKYADGNQVEYVVFVFDCKVDSGELDAIDGESFELRYFSVEQMPPLALPYPKRIFQQRIESALFN, encoded by the coding sequence ATGCCGATGTCCGATTTTTACCAAAACCTCCGTTCCAAGATTGGAACAGATCTGATTTTCAGCCCATCTGTGGCGGCCATCATACGCGACAAAGAAGGCAAGATTTTATTTCAACGTCCAACTGCCGAAAGTGAGATATGGAGCCTGCCTGCTGGCGCGATTGAGCTTGGAGAAACGCCATCTCAAGCCGTTGTTCGCGAAGTTTGGGAAGAGACAGGGCTGAATGTCACGCCGATGGCACTCGTTGGCGCATTCGGGGGTCAAGCGTTTCGGTTCAAATATGCGGATGGAAACCAGGTGGAGTATGTTGTGTTCGTTTTTGATTGCAAAGTGGATTCTGGCGAACTGGATGCGATCGACGGAGAATCTTTTGAGCTTCGCTATTTTTCCGTTGAGCAGATGCCCCCACTGGCTCTCCCTTACCCCAAGCGAATCTTTCAACAACGGATCGAATCCGCGCTATTCAACTAA
- a CDS encoding YfiT family bacillithiol transferase — protein sequence MENLHYPIGKFIPLDKISSDQRKEWIEQLADTPNQLRFAIKDLTSAQLDTPYRPDGWSIRQVIHHLPDSHMNAYVRFKLALTEDQPTIKTYEEDRWSQLADYQGTPIEVSLTLLASLHQRFVTLLSTMQDAEFSRSYKNPESGVVTLETALGLYAWHGRHHIAHITSLRNRMGW from the coding sequence ATGGAAAATCTTCATTATCCAATCGGTAAGTTCATTCCTTTAGATAAGATTTCTTCTGACCAGCGAAAAGAATGGATTGAACAACTTGCTGATACGCCGAATCAACTGCGATTCGCAATAAAGGATCTAACATCTGCGCAATTGGACACACCCTATCGTCCTGATGGTTGGAGCATTCGTCAAGTCATTCATCATCTTCCGGATAGCCATATGAATGCGTATGTTCGTTTTAAACTAGCGCTCACAGAAGATCAACCGACGATTAAAACCTATGAAGAAGATCGCTGGTCACAATTGGCTGACTATCAAGGGACTCCGATTGAGGTATCATTGACTCTTTTAGCGTCGCTTCATCAACGTTTTGTTACATTGCTTTCTACAATGCAAGACGCGGAGTTTTCACGTAGCTATAAGAACCCAGAGTCTGGTGTAGTTACATTAGAAACAGCACTTGGTTTGTATGCATGGCATGGCAGGCACCACATTGCACATATCACATCGCTTCGGAACCGGATGGGGTGGTGA
- a CDS encoding GNAT family N-acetyltransferase codes for MIIRKADSQDAASIAKVHVDSWRTTYKGMIPDRILDHLSYEQREQMWTHVLVNQKNNPVFVAEDDENRVVGFATGGKERSGTTIYRGELYALYVYEDVQRNGIGRELIRAVVNHLKEMQYNNMLAWVLKNNPALGFYEHMGGKKFSERMEEIEGAPMIEYAMVWDDLTEWD; via the coding sequence GTGATCATTCGAAAGGCTGATTCGCAAGATGCGGCTTCCATTGCGAAAGTGCATGTGGACAGTTGGAGAACGACATACAAAGGGATGATCCCTGATCGCATTCTGGATCATTTATCGTACGAACAAAGGGAACAAATGTGGACGCACGTCTTGGTGAATCAAAAAAACAATCCTGTGTTTGTAGCGGAAGATGATGAAAACAGGGTCGTTGGATTTGCTACTGGCGGCAAAGAGCGATCAGGCACTACAATCTATCGGGGTGAACTCTATGCTCTTTATGTATATGAAGATGTTCAAAGAAATGGAATTGGGCGCGAGTTGATCCGTGCAGTTGTAAACCATTTGAAAGAAATGCAATACAATAACATGCTTGCCTGGGTTTTAAAGAATAATCCAGCTCTCGGTTTTTATGAACACATGGGTGGAAAGAAATTCAGTGAGAGGATGGAAGAGATCGAAGGGGCACCGATGATCGAGTATGCAATGGTGTGGGACGATCTGACTGAGTGGGATTGA
- a CDS encoding DinB family protein, which yields MSHLLSEQYDLIRKTRETLFSFLESLPADVLHKKVPGFGFDTIAHAHLHAAGCYMHWLVKFARIRSYPQFPTDEEIQSADVPDLRHWFSISDAVVAEFLSVYESRLSEVIYHHSEGSMGVTPLWLMTHTITHEFHHKGQIVAMARCLGYAPPDTDLVVAEGTSE from the coding sequence GTGAGCCATTTGTTGTCAGAACAGTACGACTTGATACGCAAGACGCGCGAAACGCTATTTTCTTTTTTGGAAAGTCTGCCCGCAGATGTGTTGCATAAAAAGGTTCCTGGGTTTGGATTTGACACAATCGCGCATGCACATCTCCACGCGGCGGGGTGTTACATGCATTGGCTTGTGAAGTTTGCACGGATTCGATCTTACCCACAGTTTCCGACGGATGAAGAGATTCAATCAGCGGATGTGCCTGACCTCCGTCACTGGTTTTCCATATCGGATGCGGTGGTGGCTGAATTTCTGAGCGTCTATGAAAGCCGACTTTCGGAGGTCATTTATCATCACTCCGAAGGTTCAATGGGTGTTACGCCTCTTTGGCTGATGACCCACACGATCACACACGAATTTCATCATAAAGGGCAAATTGTCGCGATGGCACGGTGTCTCGGATATGCGCCGCCGGATACAGATTTGGTTGTTGCAGAAGGCACAAGCGAATAG
- a CDS encoding VOC family protein, translating to MKILFVAGFGSIVRDEMVHDIVHFYQGVLGIDFERIGDYVHTGNLEGVKHFALWPLSQVAESCFGTPHWPSDVPEPRTWIEMDVDDVAEATKELMAQGYRCLVSNREEPWGQTVTRLISPDGALMGLTRTPWMRND from the coding sequence GTGAAGATCTTATTTGTAGCTGGATTTGGCTCGATTGTTCGGGATGAGATGGTCCATGATATCGTCCATTTTTATCAGGGAGTCTTAGGGATCGATTTTGAGCGGATCGGTGATTACGTACATACAGGAAACTTGGAGGGGGTAAAGCACTTTGCACTGTGGCCGCTGTCTCAAGTCGCAGAGTCGTGTTTCGGTACACCCCATTGGCCAAGCGATGTACCCGAGCCGCGCACATGGATAGAAATGGACGTTGATGATGTGGCCGAGGCGACAAAGGAACTGATGGCGCAGGGATACCGCTGCTTAGTGAGCAATCGTGAAGAACCGTGGGGTCAAACGGTGACGCGCCTCATCTCGCCGGATGGAGCGCTCATGGGATTGACCCGCACGCCCTGGATGCGAAACGACTGA
- a CDS encoding hemerythrin domain-containing protein has product MSGPALQQLQSHRSIHEAAYGEAEELTHIAKAFAEAGKEQAVLSTVRLLIEHWQTRTLCHATEEEEGFYKEVAMEYPEYADKIFFLTRDHNVMRQLVEEVEKLLVTQGSVHAMLDRFQMLLWLVERHSRDEEKWLLDVAPNDHAKRR; this is encoded by the coding sequence TTGTCAGGTCCGGCATTGCAACAGCTTCAATCGCACCGATCCATTCATGAAGCGGCCTATGGAGAGGCGGAAGAATTGACTCATATCGCAAAAGCATTTGCGGAGGCAGGCAAAGAGCAAGCCGTGCTTTCAACCGTGCGATTGCTTATCGAACATTGGCAAACGCGAACACTTTGCCATGCGACGGAGGAAGAGGAAGGTTTCTATAAAGAAGTTGCGATGGAGTACCCGGAATACGCAGATAAAATTTTTTTTCTTACGCGCGATCACAATGTAATGCGGCAACTTGTGGAGGAGGTGGAGAAACTTTTGGTCACTCAAGGTTCTGTTCACGCAATGCTTGATCGATTCCAAATGCTTCTTTGGCTCGTTGAAAGACACAGCCGCGACGAGGAGAAGTGGCTCCTTGATGTAGCGCCGAACGATCACGCCAAGCGACGATAG
- a CDS encoding nitrate reductase subunit alpha, translated as MTPVTKSKKSLLQGLNHLRRGERFNQNWSEHSPRSRDWEDLYRNRWRFDKVVRSTHGVNCTGSCSWKIHVKDGIIAFETQQTDYPSLGPDVPEYEPRGCPRGASFSWYEYSPLRVKYPYVRGDLLDMWRQERGAGCDPISAWRAIANDPVKRATYQKARGKGGLVRSTWEEVTEMIAAASIDTIKEYGPDRITGFSPIPAMSQVSYAGGSRFLSLIGGTILSFYDWYADLPPASPQIWGDQTDVPESADWYNSSYFIIWGTNLPMTRTPDAHFMVEARYNGTKVVGVSPDYAEYVKFADQWLPAKAGTDAALAMAMTQVILQEFYVDRKTEYFDTYVKQNTDLPFLVTLEKKNGAFVSGAFVRASELGLESEERQGNWKTVLWDEMTNKPVVPKGSIGFRYDKSDQWNLRMETIDGSPIAPQLSFLNDADDTVMVQFPCFEDTKTRVLERGVPVKKLVTRNGEDIWVTTIFDLMMAHVGVRRGLMGDYPASYDDPLPYTPAWQEAITGVDRNLVLQVAREFADNAARTHGKSMIALGAGTNHWYHSDMIYRSIINLVLLTGCQGVNGGGWAHYVGQEKVRPLEGWSTIAFATDWNRPPRQQNGTSFFYFATDQFRYEELETKTLGSPLGGRFQNMHPADMNALAARLGWLPSFPQWTQNSLEVVRDAKKAGAETAEGIAAHVSKKIVDGEIEFAIEDPDNPRNFPRVFFVWRSNLLGSSSKGHEYFLKHLLGTDGHVLGEEANWQPEDIRMAEQAPKGKVDLLIDIDFRMTGTGLYSDIVLPAATWYEKHDLSSTDMHPFIHPFNPAISPPWETRTDWVAFRSIAEAFSRLAKDHLQAQDDLVMAPLNHDSLDELTQVGGKVRDWRKGEVEAIPGKTMPKFVLVHRDYPHVIDMMTTMGPLSEKSYGAKGIAISGEHAYAELTKRVGVSKTEGPGYGRPLIRTERQVAEAILTLSGATNGHRAVEEWEALSKFTGLDLKNVAAGHRETAYNFEDITAQPRLSLATPVWSGLEGEGRRYSPFTSNVEYRIPWHTLTGRQHFYLDHEVMLDFGEGLPLYRPPLGILPFQDGDAPVDDQNRQTVMVRYLTPHQKWGIHSTYSDNHRMLTLFRGGQTIWMSEEDAKKIGIKDNAWVEVYNRNGAIACRAVVTYRLPPGIAMMYHAQDRIIGVPGSTITGDRGGTHNSVTRIIPKPTHMIGGYAQLSYGFNYYGPTGHQRDVMTVIRPLKEVNWLED; from the coding sequence ATGACGCCTGTGACAAAATCAAAAAAATCACTCCTTCAAGGCTTGAATCATCTGCGACGAGGCGAGCGATTCAATCAAAATTGGTCAGAGCATAGTCCTCGCTCTCGCGACTGGGAGGATCTATACCGTAACCGTTGGCGCTTTGACAAAGTTGTTCGCTCTACGCACGGGGTGAATTGTACAGGGAGTTGCAGTTGGAAGATTCACGTAAAAGACGGCATCATCGCGTTTGAAACGCAGCAAACAGATTACCCATCTTTGGGTCCCGATGTGCCGGAATACGAACCTCGCGGGTGTCCCCGCGGCGCAAGTTTTTCCTGGTATGAGTACAGTCCGCTTCGAGTGAAGTACCCATATGTAAGAGGGGATTTGCTTGATATGTGGCGACAAGAGCGAGGGGCTGGATGTGATCCGATAAGCGCTTGGCGTGCGATCGCAAATGATCCAGTAAAACGTGCCACGTACCAAAAGGCGCGCGGCAAGGGGGGGCTTGTGCGCTCTACGTGGGAAGAAGTCACGGAAATGATTGCGGCGGCTTCGATTGATACGATTAAAGAGTATGGGCCTGATCGGATTACAGGCTTTAGCCCGATCCCCGCCATGTCGCAAGTGAGTTATGCGGGTGGATCCCGGTTTTTATCCCTGATTGGCGGTACGATTCTCAGCTTTTATGACTGGTATGCGGATCTTCCACCGGCATCTCCGCAGATCTGGGGCGATCAAACCGACGTGCCTGAGAGTGCGGATTGGTATAACTCATCGTACTTCATTATTTGGGGCACCAACCTCCCAATGACGCGCACGCCTGATGCACACTTCATGGTGGAGGCTCGCTATAACGGGACAAAGGTTGTCGGTGTCAGTCCAGATTATGCCGAATACGTAAAGTTTGCAGATCAGTGGCTTCCTGCCAAAGCGGGTACGGACGCGGCCCTCGCGATGGCCATGACGCAAGTCATCTTGCAGGAATTCTATGTTGATAGAAAAACGGAATACTTCGATACTTATGTTAAACAAAACACCGATTTGCCGTTTTTGGTGACGCTGGAAAAGAAAAATGGCGCGTTTGTTTCCGGCGCGTTTGTGCGAGCCTCAGAATTGGGACTGGAGAGCGAGGAGCGGCAAGGGAACTGGAAGACCGTGCTGTGGGATGAGATGACGAATAAACCGGTCGTCCCAAAAGGCAGCATCGGCTTTCGCTATGACAAATCTGATCAGTGGAATCTCCGCATGGAAACCATTGATGGATCGCCCATCGCGCCGCAACTGAGTTTCCTGAATGACGCGGATGATACGGTGATGGTTCAATTTCCGTGCTTTGAGGATACAAAAACTCGAGTATTGGAGCGTGGCGTTCCAGTCAAGAAGCTCGTCACCCGAAATGGGGAAGACATCTGGGTTACCACAATCTTTGACTTGATGATGGCGCATGTTGGTGTCCGGCGTGGACTGATGGGTGACTATCCGGCCTCTTATGACGATCCGTTGCCGTATACGCCCGCCTGGCAGGAGGCCATTACAGGCGTTGACCGAAACCTTGTCCTGCAGGTGGCGCGCGAGTTTGCAGACAACGCAGCGCGTACACATGGGAAGTCAATGATCGCGCTTGGTGCAGGAACCAACCATTGGTATCACAGTGACATGATTTATCGGTCGATTATTAACCTTGTGCTTCTCACGGGCTGCCAGGGAGTGAATGGTGGTGGATGGGCGCACTATGTGGGACAGGAAAAGGTTCGCCCGCTTGAAGGTTGGTCAACGATCGCGTTTGCGACAGACTGGAATCGTCCACCACGCCAGCAAAATGGAACATCGTTTTTCTATTTTGCCACTGATCAGTTCCGCTATGAAGAATTGGAGACAAAGACCCTTGGTTCGCCTCTTGGCGGACGTTTTCAGAACATGCATCCGGCAGATATGAATGCCTTGGCAGCGAGGCTTGGTTGGTTACCTTCATTTCCCCAGTGGACACAGAACTCCCTTGAGGTGGTTCGTGACGCAAAAAAAGCTGGTGCAGAAACGGCCGAAGGGATTGCAGCGCATGTCAGCAAGAAGATTGTCGACGGCGAAATTGAATTTGCGATTGAAGATCCAGACAATCCGCGGAATTTTCCGCGTGTATTCTTTGTCTGGCGTTCAAACCTGCTTGGTTCAAGTTCAAAAGGTCATGAGTATTTCTTGAAACATCTTCTGGGGACAGACGGTCATGTGCTTGGAGAGGAGGCGAATTGGCAACCGGAGGATATCCGCATGGCAGAACAAGCACCGAAAGGAAAGGTTGACCTGCTTATCGATATCGATTTTCGGATGACGGGAACGGGTCTGTACTCGGATATTGTTCTGCCTGCCGCAACATGGTACGAGAAGCATGATCTGAGCAGCACGGATATGCACCCATTCATTCACCCGTTCAATCCGGCAATTTCTCCGCCCTGGGAGACGCGCACAGATTGGGTGGCATTTCGAAGTATCGCTGAGGCGTTTTCTCGACTCGCCAAAGACCACTTACAGGCTCAAGATGACCTGGTGATGGCTCCGCTCAATCATGACTCCCTTGATGAACTGACGCAAGTGGGCGGAAAAGTTCGCGACTGGCGCAAGGGGGAAGTCGAAGCGATTCCTGGGAAGACGATGCCTAAATTTGTGCTTGTCCATCGGGATTATCCGCATGTGATCGACATGATGACGACCATGGGGCCGCTCTCAGAGAAAAGCTACGGGGCCAAAGGAATTGCAATCTCCGGTGAACACGCTTATGCAGAACTCACAAAGCGGGTAGGTGTTTCCAAAACAGAAGGTCCTGGGTATGGGCGCCCTCTTATCCGCACAGAACGTCAGGTTGCAGAAGCCATTCTCACCCTCTCAGGCGCGACAAACGGTCATCGCGCCGTCGAAGAATGGGAGGCCCTGAGCAAATTTACAGGCCTTGATTTAAAAAATGTTGCAGCGGGACATCGTGAGACGGCATACAACTTCGAGGATATCACGGCACAGCCAAGACTTTCGCTGGCAACGCCCGTCTGGAGTGGACTTGAAGGAGAAGGCCGCCGCTACTCGCCTTTTACGTCGAATGTGGAGTATCGAATACCGTGGCACACACTGACGGGGCGTCAGCATTTCTATCTTGATCATGAAGTGATGCTTGATTTTGGTGAAGGGTTGCCACTCTATCGCCCGCCGCTTGGCATTTTGCCATTTCAGGATGGAGACGCACCGGTGGATGATCAAAATCGTCAGACGGTCATGGTCCGTTATCTTACGCCTCATCAGAAATGGGGCATACATTCAACCTACTCAGATAATCATCGGATGCTGACGCTTTTTCGCGGTGGGCAGACCATCTGGATGAGTGAAGAAGATGCAAAGAAAATCGGCATCAAGGACAACGCATGGGTTGAAGTATATAACCGTAACGGCGCTATTGCTTGC